GCATAAAAGCACACAATTCTTATACACATTAGGGGCTGTGTGGTGTAGGAGACAGTAGCCAGCTTTAAGAGCCAAGAAGGCCTGGATCTAAGTCTCAGCTCTGACACTTAGTGTGGGACCTTGAGAAAGTTGTCAAATCTCACCTAAGGTCAGATTCTtcatctttaattaattaattattttattttattttttaataattaaaaaaatttttaatacttatttttgagagagggacaaagcacaagccggggaggggcagagagagagacagacagacagacagaatccaaagcaggctccaggctctgagctgtcagcacagaccccaaagcagggcttgaccccatcaaccatgaaatcatgacctaaactgaagtctgacccttaaccgactgagccacccaggtgccccaattattttatttttaattgtagattcttcatccataaaaagaatgcAATACCTACTTTGTAGGGATACACATAATGTATGTGCAGTGCtcagtaggagctcaataaatggtagcagTTACCCTGTGTCTCCAAGGATGTTtgctgaataaacatttaattcgTGTAACTTCTTGTTTtgaaaggttctttttttttttatttttttttcaacgtttatttatttttgggacagagagagacagagcatgaacgggggaggggcagagagagaaggagacacagaatcggaaacaggctccaggctctgagccatcagcccagagcccgacgcggggctcgaactcacggaccgcgagatcgtgacctggctgaagtcggacgcttaaccgactgcgccacccaggcgcccggaaagGTTCTTAATGATTACAAAACGTATTCTTGTCATTCTGAAATTGCTTTGGATGTGTAgtctcatgttttaaaaatctgttgactcattcccactttgcagatggggaaactaaggttcaaaaaagtaaaatgactaTCTAAGTTAGGGATCAGGTCCAGGTCAACGCTCAAGCTAATTAAAAAGCAATCAGAACTAAGTGCTGTATCTGTCAAATTACATCATATAGTGTTTATAAACTGAGAGAAtctattaatttcttttagtTACAAATCTGTAGTTGAAAGGTGGCTTTGTGTAAACGTTTGTATACAGTAAGTGCTGTACGGATAGACCCGTGGGTAGACGGGAGAGTGCTGTGGATACACCCGAAATCTGAAGATACAGGTTCTGGTCCTGTTCACACTCCAGACCTTCACGTGAAAGGCAAGAGTAATCATGAATTGTCGCGATTTCTTATTTCATGGAAAAATGCTAGCTACATGTAAGGTCTTAGTAGAATCACTCTTCCTTCGAGGCGCCATAAACTCTTGAAGGGCAAAGGGCTGCTGCCATTTCCTCCTGTGTTGCCTACAACACCTCCCACAGTGGTTTGAAATTAGAAGATTCGATAAAAGTGTGTTGAAGGGATGACTGGTTTTCTGGGTAAATGAAAGAatgtctattatttcttttttccacctcCAGCTCCCCCTTTGTGGGGGCGGCTGGCGAAAGGATAACTGTCACTCAAAACTGGCCCTAGGGCAGGAAAACAAGTTTGTCgtggaaggaaattgaagatgccGCGTTTCTATTGGAGATTTACTCTCAATTTCCTATCAGACGGTGAGCTTCCTGAGTGGAGAGTAGGAACCTGTCttaactcatttttgttttcactgctCTGCTCACAGGCTTGGTCCCAGCTCTGGAGATGTGCTGGGATGTATACTAGGAGGGGAGATCCGAAGGAGCAGCGCCTCTGGCGTGGTTCCGGCCTCCTAGAGTACAACTGTCCCATCCCCAGCCAGCTCTGCGACCAAGTggtcttggggtgggggtggggggggactggAAATGGAATGGAGAGTGAAGGTGCATGCCTCTGATTCTGAAGGAAAATATTCTTCCTAAAGTAGCGAAAAGGCAACTTCTCCAGGGTCCGATAAGGAACACTTTTATGTTGTAAATAACTTGAAAATCGGTTTATCAttcaatccagaaaaaaaaaaaaaaaaaaaaagaatcctgtcAGACCTGGATGTGTCGTATGTAtctacttagaatttttttttcttctgcccacctattcctttcttctttccgtCTCTCAAAtttcttctgttgttgtttttaaagcaatCCTTTTCTAGAACGGAGCAGGAAACAGCTCGCCAGGCTGGGAGGATTTGGTTTGTACCGAGAAGCAAAAGGGTTTCCAaaactcaattttctttcttctttttaaatgccaacccccccccccccgccccgcctttcCCTCCGGAGAGACAACAGAAATAATTGATCCATCATCCAGCATCAGGCCCTGGAGATTTACATGCAAatccccccatcctcccccaaACCTCTTCCCAAATTTAACATcctagaaggagaaaaaaaaagaccttgctAAACTAGTAGGAACCCTTCTAGCCTACTACACATCCCCGACCAGgtgagagatggggggaggggtgggtaatCCGCCACAACGccaccccccctccgcccccagcctctctctcgCCACACACGCCACCTCTTTCTAGTGTGGAATCACTTAAGGTTTGGGTAAAGCTCCCTCTCTCCCAGGAGACTGTATCTGGAAGCTTTTAGGGGGCGGAGGCAGAGgtagggagaaaggaggaaaattccCCCCAAACGGTCTAAGAGAGTCATCTCCTCACTCAAAACTGCccgtcaccccccaccccccaccattaACTTTCGATTAAGACCTCCTCGTTATGGCAACTAAACTTTACTTTGCATAATTAAGATTTGCCtcggaagaaggaggagggagaagccgGAGCTCTGGGCCATTCTCCTTCACGTCGCCCCCTTCAACCCCCGCCCCAATCCTCCAGCTCTGGGCCTCTAAGTTCCTGAGTTTTCTCACTTTGAGGTGCCACCGAACACAAAGAACCATAATGGGCTCCTTTGTGCTCGCTACGGGGCAATTACGCCCCGGAGTCCAGGCCCCTTTAAGAGCCTCTTAAAGAGACAGGCTCTCATTTTTCAGAGGGTTATTGAAGGGTGTGtttaagggggggaggggcaaggcaaACTCCTTGGGGTCTACGTAAGGCGTGAAGTGAAACTTTTGTCTGGATTCCTTGAGACGGGGTGGAGAGAAAAGTCTTTGTGAACTGCTAGTTTCttaagtttttctctctctttttaaacactttaaactTGAGATTTTTCAGTTGATTTGAAAAATTGGACTGGAATAGGTGGGGTTCTAGGAGCAGGGGCGGAGGTAAGGATTTAAAGTGGCCCTACGCCGCAGACCGCCTTGGCCCCCCAGAAGAAGAATGATCCAGGGCTGAGTGGCTTGAGTCTGCCGCAGTTCTGGAGAATGTGTGTCTCCGGATCTCGCCGCCGCGACTCCGGAGAAATCCCGTGCTGGGCAAACAGCCCTTAATATAATAATAGCTTgtctctttaaaaagcaaaaaggggGGGGAAAGTTTTGTTGGCATCTGGTTTCTGATCTCATTATGTTGTGGTCGACCAATCCAGCCCTCGGGGCTGGTCCTGGAGTTTAAATCTGATTGGCCGAGAGCACATTTTGGGATGGTGCTTAGCGCTCGACGGGGCGGTTTCAAGGATCCCTTTTTTGGGGGGCTGAGAGGAGGGCGGGGCCGCTGGCGGGGGCCCCCTTGAAACCGACTAATTGGGATCGGAGAGGCCGAGGTGAGGGCTGGAGGAAGGCACAAAGGAGTCGCTGGgcggagaagggaggggagaggcgagaggaggaggaagaagaggagagagggcaagcagCGCGCGGTGTCTCCGGCGGCTCAGTCGGACCGCGGCGAGCGAGCCGGCAGGcgcgccgcccccctcccccgcccggccTCCCCAACTCTGCAGCCGCCAGCAAACTTTGCAAAGAGGCGCGGGAGGCGGCagcgaggcggcggcggcggctgggaAGGCGCGCGGTCtcgggcctgggggcgggggcggggggggcgccCGGGAGCCGAGTGGGGGGCGGCGGCCAGCATGCGGCCCCGCAGCGCCCTGCCCCgcctgctgctgccgctgctgctgctgcccgcCGCCGGGCCGGCCCAGTTCCACGGGGAGAAGGGCATCTCCATCCCAGACCACGGCTTCTGCCAGCCCATCTCCATCCCGCTGTGCACGGACATCGCCTACAACCAGACCATCATGCCCAACCTTCTGGGCCATACGAACCAGGAGGACGCGGGCCTGGAGGTGCACCAGTTCTACCCGTTGGTGAAGGTGCAGTGCTCCCCCGAACTGCGCTTCTTCTTGTGCTCCATGTACGCACCCGTGTGCACCGTGCTGGAGCAGGCCATCCCGCCGTGCCGCTCCATCTGCGAGCGCGCGCGCCAGGGCTGCGAGGCGCTCATGAACAAGTTCGGTTTCCAGTGGCCCGAGCGCCTGCGCTGCGAGCACTTTCCGCGCCACGGCGCGGAGCAGATCTGCGTGGGCCAAAACCACTCCGAAGACGGCACGCCCGCGCTGCTCACTACCGCGCCTCCGCCCGGCCTGCAGCCGGGTGCCGGGGGCACCCCGGGcggcccgggcggcggcggctcgCCCCCGCGCTACGCCACGCTGGAGCACCCTTTCCACTGCCCGCGCGTCCTCAAGGTGCCATCCTATCTCAGCTACAAGTTTCTGGGCGAGCGCGACTGCGCGGCGCCCTGTGAGCCGGCGCGGCCCGACGGCTCCATGTTCTTCTCTCAGGAGGAGACGCGCTTCGCGCGCCTCTGGATCCTCACCTGGTCGGTGCTGTGCTGCGCCTCCACCTTCTTCACCGTCACTACCTACCTGGTAGACATGCAGCGCTTCCGCTACCCGGAGCGACCCATCATCTTTCTGTCCGGCTGCTACACTATGGTTTCGGTGGCCTACATCGCGGGCTTCGTGCTCCAGGAGCGCGTCGTGTGTAACGAGCGCTTTTCCGAGGACGGCTACCGCACAGTGGTGCAGGGCACCAAGAAGGAGGGCTGCACCATCCTCTTTATGATGCTGTACTTCTTCAGTATGGCCAGTTCCATCTGGTGGGTCATCCTGTCTCTCACCTGGTTCCTGGCGGCGGGCATGAAGTGGGGCCACGAGGCCATCGAGGCCAACTCCCAGTACTTCCACCTGGCCGCGTGGGCCGTGCCGGCGGTCAAGACCATCACTATCCTGGCCATGGGCCAGATTGACGGCGACCTGCTGAGCGGCGTGTGTTTCGTGGGCCTCAACAGCCTGGACCCGCTGCGGGGCTTCGTGCTGGCGCCGCTCTTCGTGTACCTGTTCATAGGCACGTCCTTTCTCCTGGCTGGCTTCGTGTCACTCTTCCGCATCCGTACCATCATGAAGCAC
The sequence above is drawn from the Lynx canadensis isolate LIC74 chromosome E1, mLynCan4.pri.v2, whole genome shotgun sequence genome and encodes:
- the FZD2 gene encoding frizzled-2 → MRPRSALPRLLLPLLLLPAAGPAQFHGEKGISIPDHGFCQPISIPLCTDIAYNQTIMPNLLGHTNQEDAGLEVHQFYPLVKVQCSPELRFFLCSMYAPVCTVLEQAIPPCRSICERARQGCEALMNKFGFQWPERLRCEHFPRHGAEQICVGQNHSEDGTPALLTTAPPPGLQPGAGGTPGGPGGGGSPPRYATLEHPFHCPRVLKVPSYLSYKFLGERDCAAPCEPARPDGSMFFSQEETRFARLWILTWSVLCCASTFFTVTTYLVDMQRFRYPERPIIFLSGCYTMVSVAYIAGFVLQERVVCNERFSEDGYRTVVQGTKKEGCTILFMMLYFFSMASSIWWVILSLTWFLAAGMKWGHEAIEANSQYFHLAAWAVPAVKTITILAMGQIDGDLLSGVCFVGLNSLDPLRGFVLAPLFVYLFIGTSFLLAGFVSLFRIRTIMKHDGTKTEKLERLMVRIGVFSVLYTVPATIVIACYFYEQAFREHWERSWVSQHCKSLAIPCPAHYTPRMSPDFTVYMIKYLMTLIVGITSGFWIWSGKTLHSWRKFYTRLTNSRHGETTV